From the genome of Phaeodactylum tricornutum CCAP 1055/1 PHATR_bd_18x34 genomic scaffold, whole genome shotgun sequence:
CTTGACAAAATTcctttcgagaagaaggACATTGTCATCTGGGATTGATTCGACAAACAAATCCGCAAACTCCACCGCAAGACGCCCATCTTTCACTTCATACGTATCACTGCAGTTTCCTCGCGTGGTTGGTATGGGCTGAGATTGCTCGGCTCTATTTTCTGACACCACCACACCCGTCGAAACGGAGACCGCAGTCACTGCGGCAATGGCAACGGCTACTCCAACTTGCACTCCAGTAGAGGCGCCTGCAATAGATCCAATAGCAGCACCAAAAATTCCACCGGATGCggttgccgctgccgctgcgGCTGTTGTTGCCGCAGCGGCTGATGATGCAGCTTGTTGTGCAGCCTGAAGCGCCATTTCTCGGGCAACTGACTGTGCATTGGACAACGACTGATTAATTGCCTCTTGTGTGGCATCTGCAGCGTTATCCACTCCACTCACTCCATTGTCGACGCCAGACACGTTTGGACCAGcaatttcgttgtcatcaGTTTTTCGAACACTTCGCAGCATCAAGGCCGTTGCCGTAGCGACGAGGCCTCCGACGGCACCAAATGTCATCCACTTCTTTTTCCCAGCTCCATCCTTTTCATCAGTatcttgttgttccaaatgTGGTGCCATAACAGCTCCTTTTCCGTCGTCAACTTGGGTAGCATTTGTTGACGTTTCAATTCCAGTCGAACTAGTGTTCCTTCCTCGTTCCACGTTCGAAGAAGTGTTAGCCTCGTCCAAAGTGCTGGGGCCGACAAGCCCTAATTCGACTCCCGGGATATTTCCATTGCGGGAGTTTCGACCCGGCAGATCTTGGCCATCCGAAGACCGGATGTTTGATTTCTCGCTGTCGTCCATTTTATTTAATTCTGAAACtgttgaaaaggatgagTGAGGCGACAATCCAGATGAAATTTATGAAGCTCTCTGCTTCTACGGAGGAGAGGAATCGATACCGGTAAAATGTGTACGTCAAACAAATGAAAAACTGCTCAGAGCCAAGAATGTCTGGGCTAGTGAGCAGCAAGTACCAGTCACTTTCTTTAAAACTATTGTGCTTATCTTAATATATTTTAGTAGACTCGCTGTGCAGGCAAGTATGACGCATTAAATACTTCCTAGTGCCCTCGCTTCGAGCTAAATATGTATTTTACTCTACAGTTGAAAGAAATCAAGCTCACTGCTTCTACAGAGGAAAAAAGCCGATACCGGGAATTTGCGGAGGtcaaagaaatgaaaaactGCTCACAGATAACATTGCGGGGCTAGTTAACAGCAAGTCCGAGTCAGTTTCTTTAAAACTTTCTTGCCTATGTCAACATATTTTTGTCGACTCGCTATGCAGGCAAGCAGGACTTCCTAAATACTTCCCAGTGCCTTCGCTTTAGCTAGATTGATCTGAATCTTACTTATAGTTTCCTAGATTTTCGTTTGCTTGGTTGCGAAGCTCACTTCTCAAGAATATAGCAAAAATGGCTTATGGTTTTCCACGGGGAGGGTTAACCCTAACCACGCACCCCTTTCCGTGAATGAGACCTACTTCGACGGCTGTCTAGAACCAAAGGGTTTGcttctactactagagtgTCGTGGATGTCggtctcattcacgaaaaggggtaCGTGGTAACCCTCCCCTCTTTTATCCGCTTACAAAAGTATATACGATCCTTTGATTCCTTTCTGTTGGgcacgattctagcccgtttTCGCAGTTTCCCAAAAGGATATTCGAGTTTTTCGGGCCGCAATTTACAACGTATTCCttgtgttgactgtgagaaggACGCGTTGTATTCCAAGTACAATGATTGCTCGAACTGTCCTTGTTGCCAAtgtgtttttcttttcgagTCGCAGATGCGTCGGTTGGGTGTCTTGTATTCGAAATTCGGATTGTTTAGGATACCCCGTGGACGCATACGGAACAAAAATCGCCGTCCAGAACGGTCTGTGTCTCTCCAAAGCGAGAGCGGAAACCCCAAAAGCTTTTACGGAAGGAGATGCTTTCGTCGGTGACATTTTGGAGGACGATTTTGGTCATGTAAATCGAGACCTCGCCGAGCGGATCTGGAATTGGGAGCAACAGCGTCGACAGGAACTGGATCTTCCCAAAATCGAGTATTCCGTACGTGAGGGTTTACGCCTAGTCGACTGTTTGGTCCATGAAGTCTTGCGCACTAGGAGCGAAGCTGTCACCAGAAGCTCTCGAGTGGAGCTTGTACAGGAAGGCTTGGTCTCCCTTCTAGACGCTATGAGCCATTACCGAAAGGAAGATCACACGGAAACAGATTTTGAGCACACGGCGCGGAAACAGATTCGCAAGCACTTGATTCGTTCGTTAGACCTGGATACTAGGCCGGTCCGGTTGCCACGAGCCGTAATTGTGATGGTCCGAAAAGCGAAGGAGTTGAAGCGAACGATAATTGACGAAAAGGGACGACAGCCGACGTGGAACGACGTGGCAGAAGAACTCCAAATCGCTCGTGAGCGGTTGCATGACTACTTGATCATGGCACAAGGTGGAACCTTATCGATGGAATCAACGGTAGAAATAAATCACCCGCACTTAGAGGACGCCCGCCCCGCTTACGAGGATCAAGAGGAATGGGAGTTAAGCCAAGGTATGGTTTTGGATACAGGACGCGTGATCCGTaaggaagaaatcgtggAGGAATATCAAGACGAAATGCTAGAGTacgaaggcaacgacgaagcgtGGGTACGGCAAGAACAGGTAGCGGGTCTTTTACAAGACCTTATTCCCGATACGGAGGAACCGTCTCCGGACGATTCTGCCTTGCTGATGATGATCCAGCACGATCTCTCCGAGTTTCTGGTGACGACATTAGGCGAGGACGAGGTGAAATGCATTCGCATGGCGTTTGGTCTTGACTCGGGAATCCAGATATCAGTTGCGGATACTGCAAAATCTCTAGAAAAGTCGACGGACGAGGTAAGAGTGCTGTTACAAGGTGGAATTATCAAGTTGAGGGAGTCGTATACGCGACGATACATCGAGCCGTATCTCGAGGACGGTTCCGATAGCGTTTGAAAAGTAGACGGCATCTGCGTACCATCGGAATATGCAACTGCTCAGTAAATATACGTCAGACGGTGAGTTCCTTCCCTTCTACCATAGCTTGCCTCCCATTGTGAAATCTGGTACCATGAATCTCGGACCGATTTtcaaacgaaaagagaaaattcgctatttgggatgagcagggcTGAAAATtacgctatttgggaaaacaTACACTGATTCaaagtgtttttattctcgcgggaaatactttttaAGTAAAAGTTTTAGTTAAGAACAACTCTATATCCTATGTATAGCCATGTGGATTCAATTTCGCAGTTCCCTCCATTATATTTTCGATTCTCCACCTAGCAGCCTACTCATTCTTTATAGAACACACCTCCCGACGAACAAAACTGGTCTGAGGTATTGAGCAgcggcgacgaaaaggatcaagtgcagaaagcaacgcaaggCGTCGAGAGTAAGTGGGATCAGAGCGAATTCATACTGTCACATAGGGTTGTTGGGCTATCCCGTCACGACGGCTTTTactcgcaagccgccgaagagaTGCGTCAAGCTATCGAGTGGCCGTGATCGAGACGTTGTGCATATCGCCACCATGTGGTATCCTTCTTACGGCCCTTCCTGGTTtttccaagccttttttGGCAAGAGCTGCAGCCGGAGCTTGTAACGTAGCATTCTTATTGCTTGCACCCGCCGGCATTACGCGTCGTCATACATCGGCAAAGCTGAAGCAATTGTTTGTCGAACGTTTGCTTGGGCCCACTCGGACACGACTATACGCCATCTTGCAATGCTAGTCCCTTGGAAGCGACCATCAGAGAAGACAAGATACGCGCTCTTTTGGTAGAGCAACTACAGTACAAAAGTGTatcttttcccaaatagcgtaATTTTCAGCCCTGCTCATCCCgaatagcgaattttctcaaacgAAAACTCGATGCGCGCGGTGACTGTGATTCTCTCACAGTGAATGTCTGAACTGTAAATTAACTCACACTAAGAGCGGAGTGGTCATTGCCTTATAGTACCCGTGACTGCACGCGTGTCGCAACGGCTAGCTAGTCGGTGAGTTTCCCGAGGTTTTCCCATTCGTGCTAACCGTGACGTGACCGTGAACGGCTTTTATCGTCCGATTCGTTTGTACCGTCGTTACTCGCTCCGTAATAGCTCGTGTGGTACCCAAAGGAGCTTCTCTGTGTCGAGATACAAACGGTCTCTACTAGAGTAGAAAGCTAATTGTAAAAAGAGAAGTCCACTTTTccgtattgactgtgaatactcTAAAACAAGTACATCCCTTTGCCCTCGTATGTCGAACCAAGCAGGCAAATCGGCAATGCAGACCGGTGATGAAGAGGACTCGGACTTGACGGATCTCCTCCAGAATCAAATGGGCGGCAGCAATACTACCAGCGGGACGGAGACGGCACGCTTCAATCTCGACCACTTAACCCAAGGCAAAATGAGTCTTTCACCCCGCAACACCTCTTCCAAGAAGGCGGCATTTCTTGATGTGGCTTCAAGCTATATTTCCATGCTTTGTCACTATTACCCCGGGCTTTGCggttttttcgtttttctcGGCATTGCTGCTACCCTTGCACTCTTGTCGAATCTCTTCTTCAACCCTACCGAAAACCTCGGTGTGATCAAGCACGATCATTCGAATATCAAGTCGGTGTACGATGTTAAAATGGGTCAGATCGACCACTGGTGCTTGAAAGGCGACAACGACAGCTGCCGATGTGAAGACCCCTTGAATCCTATTAGTCGAGCGGACCACAAATCCTGGGTTCAAGCCTTCAAAGCGAATCGCAGACTCGTCAAAGAATTCCAAGATCCCATCAAGGCAGCCACCCTGGACGTGGCCTTTCTGGGGGAATCAGTCATTGAAGAGATGGATGGGCGCTGGATGGGTCGCAATCGATCCGCTGGTCTCGGCAATATTGGCAAAACGTTCAAGGCGCACTTTTCGAAGCAGAAGGGAGGCACTCTAGAAGGAGTAGCCTTGGGAATAGCTGGCGATACAGCGCCCAACGTGTTGTGGAGACTTATGCACGGAGAGATGACCGACTACTTTAATCCAAAGGTTTGGTGGATCGGTCTAGGAATGAATGATCTGTCCCGAATGCAGTGCTCGGAGGAGGTGGTTGTCCTCGGCATACTGCGAGTTGtcgaagaaattttggaaaagaagccCAATGCTCGCATCGTAATCAATTCGCTTCTGCCAATGGTCAGTGCTCGAAGCGGAGCCTATCCAATTATCAGTGATTACCAGGACTCCTTGGCCGCTAACTCCACAGTCACCCGAAAGAAGCGAAGTGGAACGGCGAACGCCGCATTTACGGTCCCTGTTGAAAACCGGCTTCTCAAGAGCAAAgataaggaaaaagaagtcgTAAGGCCCAAGCGTGCGCCCAccgaggaagaaaaagatgcagcagcacaagaagaagaagaagctcgcGATAAGGCGGCACGTCGTAAGCGCAAGAAAATTGTTCGCAAGCAAAAAGACCCCGTTAATCCAATTATGAAAGACCGCCAGCGTATAAAAAAATACACTCCCGGGACACTGCATTTGAGGCAAAACAAAATTCCATTGTGGAACTCTGTTCGTGCCATCAACGCCCAACTTCGTAAGTTCGCCGGGAAACAAGATCGCGTATCTTTCTTTGATGCCACGGATATTTTTGCCACCCGCGAAGATGGGCAGCGCTATGTGCTACAGAGTGACCGAATCAGCGCTCGTGGTCACCCGACGAATCGTGGATACATGCTGTGGTACGTTTTCGGGCTAGGTACAACACCTTCGTTCGATCGCATCTTTAACACTGTGCACTCTTTCTGTATCCACGCATCAGGGAAGACGCCATTGTGAAACGTTTGGACGACGTTCTAACCAAAATGCGACGCGATCAACCAGATCTCTTTAGTATTCCTACCTTTCAAAATGATGATGACAGCATGGACATTACGCAAGAAACTGGAGATGGGTATTCCGCGGAAGGCGACGATTTTGAGGACGACGCTTTCGGCTACCAGGAGGACGATTTTATTGCAGAAAACAGGGAAGTCGATAGCGAAAACACTGGATCGTCAGAATTTGCGCCGCCGAAGGATGGCGGTGTCCCGGACAGTATGGATGATGAACGTAGTGATGATGTGTAAGAAGGTTCTCTTTGACGGTTGGCACAATGCAATTTCTTTAGTAGTGATCTTTTTCTTGTGGATACATATCGTAGTCCGTGCAAACGAAAGATTTGAAACACTTCAGGGAGACGATGATTACGTGCCATACTTCTAAATATGATCACTCTAAAAAGGCGCACACACAAAGGATGCTTCGATTTTACAGACTGACATGAAAAACATATGTAAAAGAATCAACGATCTCTAGCAGATGGAGTGGAGAACAAGGGACTGCCGGTACCTCAATTCCAGCACTTTAGCAACATCCAGGCTTTTGTCCCTCCCTTTTTTCACCAGCTGACGACAAATTCACCGTTCGATGATCTCCAGCAGCGGAAGCACTGTCTGTACTCGGAGCTCCTCGAATGGAAGGGGTGCCTTCGAATTCATCGATTCTCTTGTGCTTGATGGTCGTCGCAAGTGCTGTAAACGTTCTTTCGACGTTGTGACCCGTCAGGGCTGAAGTCTCAAAGAACTGCACACCGTATTCGTCCGCAAGCAGCTTGCCCTCGTCGTACGTGACGACCCGGTCGTTGTCAAGATCACTTTTGTTTCCGCATAGGACAATGTCACAGTCCGGTGGTGCTCTAGTTTTGATATCTCGCATCCACCCGATGACATGGTCAAAAGAAGGGCGATTAGAAATATCGTAAGTGAGTACAAAACCATCGGCACGGCCAAAGAAATTCGAAGTCAAACTACGAAAGCGCTCTTGCCCTGCTGTGTCCCAGAGCTGCAACCGCATTTGGGCGCCCTCGATCTGTAACAAACCAAATCGGAGCGTCAGATAGGGGCATAAAGAGACTTCCTTGCTTCCACTTTGGACACGTAAATCATACCTTCACCATTTTATCTCTGTAGTCAACACCTATCGTCGTTACAAACTTTGTCGAAAAGACATTTTGGTCAAACCGTAACACTAAGGACGTCTTTCCACAAGCCGAATCTCCGACCATCAACAACCTGTGTGGATTCGAAGAGCATAAGAGTGAGACTCCCGCGCCTTTCTGATGTGAACAACCGATTTATCTCGCCGCACAACTGTTGCAAGACAGAATTGTCCTTCTCGAGATCTTTTCTCTTTTGGCTAGCCCGCAACTACCTTCACAGGAACCAAGACATACCTGACGATATAGGCGCCTTTGGCACCCAATTGAAGCGGACGCGGTTGGCCTCCGTTGTTTTCCATGGTGCCTTCGCTCGTTTGTGTTGGCGGAGTGTTTGCTGCTGTCAGAAATTCGAAATGGAGAAGAAATAACGGTTATATAACGTTGACCAGTGCAAAACCATAGTTTGACATAAGTAAATAGCAATGAGAACGGGAACACAGCGGACACGCCAGCCATCCTATCGTGTGGAAAAAGCCGTCTAGTTTCCATCGCTCCTCACCTCGATCATGGCGACCTTCCCGGCCCTGCTTACCTTCCTTTCCCAGTTTGGCTTGTCAGAGCTAACAGAAAGGGAACCCTGTACGGAGCTGCACCGGTTTGaatggagaagaaaaaaCTCGAGAACAAACGGAAGAGGTCTttcgactgacagtgacacaATCTGCAGAGTCAACGGCCTTTGTCTCTCGCTGTTATGGAAAAATGAGAAATTCTAAATTGAAAGTCTGGAACGACAAAATTTCCGACTTACCTTGTTCTATGTCTTACTCGGAAAATGGCGATTGAGGAACCGACACCAAATAGGAATCTGGCATCTCTTGTCATCATCACCATTTTATGTATGCCAGATCGCATTTCGGAACTGTGACGGAATCGCTACCGATTTGGACCGGTagtgtcactgtcaactcCAGTCCCCGCAAACAAAATTGCCTTTGTAAACACGGGACCTTCTGGACCCAGGCGATAGTCGAAACATAAGTAAGTGCAGCGCTGATCGACTGGAGAAAGTATACGGAGACCTTGCCACCCTCGTTGCTCGCATGGAGTTCAGCATATTCTTTTGAGCTGTACACTGGTCTAGAAAAATTGCAAACCTAAAATGGACGAGAAAAGTGAGACTAGTGCTGCTTCCAGCTGGCGAAGCACTTGGGACGACGAAGTGGAGGGGGCATATCGATCTCGCACACCACCAAATCATCCGCCGCAGGTTTTCTCGTTTATGCAGCAACAAGGGGGGTTGTCGGGATTGTCACCGGATTCGCTCGAGCCCGACGGCAATATGACGGACCAGAACATTGCGATTGAAACCAATTCTGCGTCGGTCCCTGCAGATCAGGAGCGCCAGATTCTACTTCTCATGTTGCTGGCACAAGTCTGTGCCCTTCACGACCCTACTCCGCGAACATTCACTGTCCACGTACTAGAACTTTTTGAAAGGGGAATTCTAGATCGCCAATCGAttcactttttgtttgatCTCGGGTTGGTCCCTTCGTCTTCCCCGTCCAGGTTTTTGTCGTCCAATGCGAATATACATGGTGATCCATTGGCAGAtcaaggagaagaagaatccAGTAAACAGACTGCCATAGCGCTTTCAACAAAACCATTCTATCGTCAAAGATCACTCGAAGCATCGGCAATTCGGTCTTCGCTCGAACACGAGGAACGGCAGAGAGTTACGACAAACTCCGCGACCAAGTCGGACCCGTATGTAGCAGCAACAACCCTGCCGTGGTCTGCGGAGCATCACCCTCTATCTTTGTCACGGTATAAACGGGAATTTGATGAAGTAGGACTACTGTCATCTGGATCATTTGGACAGGTATTTCGAGCGACGAATAAAATGGATGGGTTCAACTACGCAGTAAAACGAGTTCCATTCAACGCCACTGGCTTTTCCAGTGATTCAGTACAGCAGGTTGTCCGAGAGGTACATTGTCTTGCTGTGTGCGATCACCCTAATGTGGTCCGATATTATACAAGCTGGCTGGAGCCGAGTTGGATGACTGGGAGTGGAACATCGAACGCAATATCTGATCTGAATAATCATCCGCGCCTTCTTGCGGATATTGAGAGTGCCTTTTCGGGCGACAATCCACAAAGGCTATCGGACACGTTACAAGCGTACTTTCAGGATCCCGTTTTTAGCGATCGTCCGCGGCGGAGATTCTCACTGGATGGTTCAAACGCTGGAGATACAGAGGAATTTAGTTTGTGGACCATTGACCAGACTCAGGACGACTCGGTCATCGGTATGAAATGGCATCGACGAAGTTTACGTCATCCCTCTAATTCAAATCAGCTTTCACAAAAGTCAGGTAGagcacgaaaaggaaaaaaagCCGCGGGGCCAAGCTACCAATACCAAATATGTTTGTATATTCAAATGCAATTGTGCCACCCTGCAACACTGGCCGACTGGATTCGTGAGCGCAATCGAAAGCTTCACGACGAACATGCTGGAAACCGTCTTGTTTTTGCCGCCGATATTTTTTCTCAGCTTTGCGACGGTTTGGCGCATGTGCATTCGAAAGGGATTGTTCATCGCGATTTAAAGCCTGCAAACGTTTTTGCCAGCCAAGACGAAAAGGTGCAGTTCAAGATTGGGGATTTTGGACTTAGCAAGATGATTGAGTCGTTACAAACAAACAAGGGCGCGAACCAAGGGAAGGGATGGAAAGCATCACAACCGCTACACTTGTTACTCAAGCATGGAGAGGCAGCTTTTTTGTATGATTCTCAGATAGAAAGAACTTGTGGGAACGACACATGGCGCGACCCGTTAACAGCGGGAGTTGGCACAGCATCGTATGCTGCCCCTGAGCAAGTTTCCTCTGGGTCTTATGGGAAGGAAGCAGATATTTTCAGTCTAGGATTGATTTGATTGGAGCTTTTGTGCTGCTTTTCAACCGAGCATGAAAGAATTCAAACTTTTCACGACTGTCGGTACCAGCGAAGTCTTCCCCTCGACCTTGAACAGTATTCGTTGGTGTCCGACGTTATTCTGAAATGTACCGAGCCCGACCCAAGACGGCGACCTACTGCAGCGGAACTTTGTAGCTTCAATATAAACCCTGAGACCGCAGAAAATAGTCGAAATCCAAACGACGTGGAAGCGCTACTTAGGAGGCAATTGTCGCAGAGAGACGCTGAAATCGAGAAATACAAAACTTCTATCGAAGAGCGAGATCATGCTATTGCCAGCCTCCGTCTGGAAATTGAGGCGTTAAAAAGAAAGGCTCCGTTCACATTCCGAGCAGGACCCTTTGACAAGGCTCATTCTGATTTTGTAGGGGTTTCCAAATCATTTTCATCGCAAAGCAGCAGTAGTGATGAGGGTTTGTAAGCACAGGATAGGTGCATCTCGCGCACAAAAGAAACTGCACAGTAAGAGCTCACTCACTCTATGATTTTAGAAATTCAACTATCAGCTTTTTCTGCCTCAAACTGACGAAAGAGACGTTTAAACTCTTCCAAAGTAATCTGTCCATCCTCGTCTACATCGACGAATTTGAGTAGAGCACGAATCTCGTCCAAAGGAAAGTCGGGATCCATGCGGTGCATTAATCGTCGCACCTCATCGAGATTTAAAGACCCTGAGCGGTCGATGTCTGCGTCATgaaaagcagcaacaataTCCTCATCGTTAAATCCTCTCTTATTTCCAAGAGAATACGCCTTCACCGCTTTTTTGAACAGCCGTTTACGACACATGTTTCGCAGAG
Proteins encoded in this window:
- a CDS encoding predicted protein, which gives rise to MIARTVLVANVFFFSSRRCVGWVSCIRNSDCLGYPVDAYGTKIAVQNGLCLSKARAETPKAFTEGDAFVGDILEDDFGHVNRDLAERIWNWEQQRRQELDLPKIEYSVREGLRLVDCLVHEVLRTRSEAVTRSSRVELVQEGLVSLLDAMSHYRKEDHTETDFEHTARKQIRKHLIRSLDLDTRPVRLPRAVIVMVRKAKELKRTIIDEKGRQPTWNDVAEELQIARERLHDYLIMAQGGTLSMESTVEINHPHLEDARPAYEDQEEWELSQGMVLDTGRVIRKEEIVEEYQDEMLEYEGNDEAWVRQEQVAGLLQDLIPDTEEPSPDDSALLMMIQHDLSEFLVTTLGEDEVKCIRMAFGLDSGIQISVADTAKSLEKSTDENTPPDEQNWSEVLSSGDEKDQVQKATQGVERLLGYPVTTAFTRKPPKRCVKLSSGRDRDVVHIATMWYPSYGPSWFFQAFFGKSCSRSL
- a CDS encoding predicted protein; the protein is MSNQAGKSAMQTGDEEDSDLTDLLQNQMGGSNTTSGTETARFNLDHLTQGKMSLSPRNTSSKKAAFLDVASSYISMLCHYYPGLCGFFVFLGIAATLALLSNLFFNPTENLGVIKHDHSNIKSVYDVKMGQIDHWCLKGDNDSCRCEDPLNPISRADHKSWVQAFKANRRLVKEFQDPIKAATLDVAFLGESVIEEMDGRWMGRNRSAGLGNIGKTFKAHFSKQKGGTLEGVALGIAGDTAPNVLWRLMHGEMTDYFNPKVWWIGLGMNDLSRMQCSEEVVVLGILRVVEEILEKKPNARIVINSLLPMVSARSGAYPIISDYQDSLAANSTVTRKKRSGTANAAFTVPVENRLLKSKDKEKEVVRPKRAPTEEEKDAAAQEEEEARDKAARRKRKKIVRKQKDPVNPIMKDRQRIKKYTPGTLHLRQNKIPLWNSVRAINAQLRKFAGKQDRVSFFDATDIFATREDGQRYVLQSDRISARGHPTNRGYMLWEDAIVKRLDDVLTKMRRDQPDLFSIPTFQNDDDSMDITQETGDGYSAEGDDFEDDAFGYQEDDFIAENREVDSENTGSSEFAPPKDGGVPDSMDDERSDDV
- a CDS encoding predicted protein, with translation MENNGGQPRPLQLGAKGAYIVRLLMVGDSACGKTSLVLRFDQNVFSTKFVTTIGVDYRDKMVKIEGAQMRLQLWDTAGQERFRSLTSNFFGRADGFVLTYDISNRPSFDHVIGWMRDIKTRAPPDCDIVLCGNKSDLDNDRVVTYDEGKLLADEYGVQFFETSALTGHNVERTFTALATTIKHKRIDEFEGTPSIRGAPSTDSASAAGDHRTVNLSSAGEKREGQKPGCC
- a CDS encoding predicted protein: RYKREFDEVGLLSSGSFGQVFRATNKMDGFNYAVKRVPFNATGFSSDSVQQVVREVHCLAVCDHPNVVRYYTSWLEPRKKAAGPSYQYQICLYIQMQLCHPATLADWIRERNRKLHDEHAGNRLVFAADIFSQLCDGLAHVHSKGIVHRDLKPANVFASQDEKVQFKIGDFGLSKMIESTCGNDTWRDPLTAGVGTASYAAPEQVSSGSYGKEADIFSLGLI
- a CDS encoding predicted protein, with the protein product EDIVAAFHDADIDRSGSLNLDEVRRLMHRMDPDFPLDEIRALLKFVDVDEDGQITLEEFKRLFRQ